The genomic DNA CGCAGGCTCAGGACGCGCAAAGCCTCTGCAAACCACGCTCGCAAAAACCTGCCTGCTGTAGATGCGCGCTTGGTCCCGGGCGCCCTTGCCTGCGCAAGCCCAAACGGCAGCGCATCGCTCCGGTGTAAGAACTGTTGATCTCGCCCGACAAAACGCGACGCCACTGGCCACATGTGTCGACAGTATCCAGAGCCAACCGAGAACCATGACCTTCTCACAGTCTCGCAAGAACATTTCACTTCGGACGGTAACCGTGACAGAACGGGCAGCAGTCGCAAGGTGGAAGGGAATGAATGGCAAGCTCGATCGTGGCGCAGAATTTTCTGCTCCGCGGGGAAAACCTGCCAACTGGGATGAATCCTTCTTGCGAGAGATTCGAGCGCAAATGCTCAAGTTCGCAAGCTTGTACTTGGCCGACCCAGATGCAGCGGAAGACGCAGTCCAGGAAGCTCTCACCGCTGCGATGGCAAACGCCTCTTCGTTTGCGGGCGGCTCTGCGTTCAAAACCTGGGTGTTCGCCATCCTCAAGAACAAGCTCGCCGATGCATTGCGCCGGCGCAGCCGCCTCGTGCAAGCAAGCGAATTGTTGCGCGAGTCCGACGAGGAAGCAGTGCGCGATTTGTTCGACGAACAAGGATACTGGCGCGTCGAAGAACGGCCGAAATCCTGGGGTGATCCGGAACAAACGTTTTCCAACGCGGAGTTTTGGCGCGTTTTCGAGGTGTGTCTGGACCACTTGCCGGCAAGGCAAGCACGGGTGTTCATGATGCGCGAATTCTTAGAGGATGGAAAGCGAAGAGATTTGTTCGACGCTGGGGCTCAGCGTCAGCAACCTGCACGTCCTTCTCCACCGCGCGTGGCTTCGCTTGCGCGAGTGCATAGAAAATCGTTGGTTCAGTCGAGAGGAGACATGCTGAACTGTTTGGAGGCCACCCGTTTGATGTCGGAGGGCCATGAGCGAGCCCTATCGCTGCAAGAGCGGCTGTCGCTACGCCTGCACACAGCGATGTGTGCCGGCTGCCGCAACGCGCGCGCCCAGTTTGAAGTTTTGCGAAGGGCTGCGCGCGCCTATGCCCGAGGCTACGGTGACCCTTCGCCTCACCGTTAAACGCGTACCTCACGAATAAGCGCGAACCGCGCGAATTCACCTCCGGCGCAGCGAACCGCCCCTCCCTGGGCGGCCTGTCAATGCCTGCCATCAAGCCACGAGCAGAAAGTTTTGGCTCGTTCGAAGACCAGCGGTTCGACACGAGCATACGAATCTGGCGTCGAGCGATCGTGCGAGCCGTTCGGGGCTCGGCTGCCCCGAGTGCAACGGAACGCCAGAACCATAAGCGGTTCTGCGCCCCGCTGCTCCCCACTCTTTGTTTCACCCCACGAAGTGCGCGTGTTCGTACCAATTCCGGCCCCACGCGCAATTCACATTCCCGACACTGTAAGGAACCGAGGTTCGGTGCCGACCAACCGTACGAACGCACTACTTCAAGAGGAGAACCTTTCCATGCACAACACCGCTCCGTTGCTCGCAAGCACGGACTTTCCTCCGCTCCACCGCGCGCGCCTGGCGACGTTGCAAGTCAACCTCGGCTACCGCTGTAACCAGTCTTGCGTACACTGCCACCTGAACACCGGGCCCCAGCGCAAAGAGATGATGGACATGCGTACACTCGCGCTGATTCCGCGCGTGCTGGCCGCTCGCCACATCGCAATCTTGGATTTGACCGGGGGTGCACCTGAGCTGCACCCCGGCTTTCGCGACCTGGTAATGGCGGCGCGACACCTCGGTGTCCATGCCATCGATCGATGCAACCTCACCGTGCTACTGGAACCTGGGCAGGAGGATCTGGACGCATTTCTCGCCACCCACCAGGTCGAGGTGGTCGCCTCGCTCCCTTGCTACAACCCTGAGAACGTCGAGCGCCAGCGCGGCAAAGGGGTGTTCGAAAAAAGCATTGCCGCCCTGAAAACGCTGAACGCGCTGGGCTACGGAATGCCCAACTCGCCCCTCAAGCTCAACCTCGTTTATAATCCCGCCGGAGCCACCTTACCTCCGCCGCAGGCCCAGCTCGAGGCCGATTACAAGCGTTCACTGTACGAACGCTTCGGTATCGTGTTCCGCCGCCTCTACACCCTGACGAACATGCCCATCAACCGCTTTGGCTCGTGGCTGGTCTCGCGCGGGGAGTTTGCCTCGTACATGCGGTTGCTGAAAACGAACTTTTCCCCCGATCTCCTCAAGCACGTCATGTGCCGCACGCTCATTAGCGTCGATTGGCAAGGCCGCTTGTACGACTGTGACTTCAACCAGCAACTCGGCCTGCCGCTCGGGGGCAACGCTGTGCGCCCGCATCTCCGCGACCTGTTGACCAATGACTTTACGGGCGCGCCCCTTGCCGTTGCTGATCATTGCTATGGCTGCACCGCTGGGCAAGGGAGCAGTTACGGTGGCGCTCTAGTTTCCGACGATACAGCGAGGGCAGCTCGATGAATAAACGCTTCATCGTTGCCGCCGCCGTGCTCCTCGTTGTCGTGGGATTTCTTGCCGCCGGGGGCCCGAAATGCTCACCCTCAACTCGGTGCAAGTGCACATGGAGCGATGGTCGAGCTGGCGCCACACCTATCCCTGGACAGCATCGGCAGTGTTCTTCGTGGTGTACGTGGGCACCACCGGGCTCTCCCTGCCCGGAGCTGCAGTGCTCACTTTAGTCGCCGGTGCCCTTTTCGGACTGCTTTGGGGGACCATCTTGGTGTCGTTTGCATCCAGCTTGGGCGCACTGCTCGCCTTCTGGCTTTCACGCTACGTCCTGCGCGACTGGGTGCGTGCTCGGTTCGGGGATCGACTTCGCACCGTCGACGCCGGCATTCAGAAAGAAGGGCCTTGGTACTTATTTGCCGCGCGTGTCGTACCCATCTTGCCCTTCTTCTTGATTAATCTCCTTCTAGGCCTCACCCGGATGCGCGCCGGAACCTTTTACTGGGTCAGCCAACTCGGCATGCTGCCTGGAACCTTGGTGTATGTGAATGCCGGCAGGGAACTCGCCAAGCTATCCAGCACTAGCGACATCCTCTCGGTGCGACTGCTTGCTGCCTTTGCGCTGTTAGCCCTCTTTCCAATCGTAGCACGCGCAAGCGTGGCCAGGGTTGAGCGGCGTAGGATTTATGCCCGGTGGACCCGACCCCCCCGTTTCGACCGCAACCTGATTGTGATCGGCGCCGGTGCCGCCGGGTTGGTGGCCGCGTACGTGGGCGCAGCGGTAAAGGCCAAAGTGACCCTCATCGAGGGGAACAAAATGGGCGGCGATTGCCTCAACTACGGCTGCATTCCCAGCAAGGCGATCATTGCCATCAGCCGTTTAGCTGCCAGAACAATGGAAGCACATCGCAAAGGCCTCATTTCGGCACCGCCGCACTTCGTCTTCCGCGCCGTCATGCAGCACGTCCAGCAAGCAATTTGCAAGGTCGCACCGCATGACAGTGTGGAGCGCTACCAGGGGCTCGGCGTGGACGTGCGGCTGGGGCACGCGCGACTTCTGGACCCGTGGACCGTGGAGATCACCACAGCCGATGGCAAGCGCGAGCAACTCACGTCACGCGCTATTGTCCTCGCCACCGGTGCGCGACCGTTCGTGCCCGAGCTCCCAGGCTTGAGCGAAGTGCGATATTTGACCTCCGAGACACTTTGGCAGCGCTTAGCAGAGCTCGACGAACCTCCTCGACGATTCGTGGTCATTGGCGGCGGCCCGATTGGCTGCGAGCTGTCACAAGCCTTGGCTCGCCTGGGCTCGCAAGTCACACTGGAGGAAGTCGCGGAGCGAATCATGCTCCGAGAGGATCCTGAAGTTTCCGACTTCGTCCGCACCCGCTTAGAAAGCGATGGCGTGAGAATTTTTGTTCGGCACCGCGCCGTTGCGCTCAAGCGCGGCACCGACGCGAACTGGCTCCTCGTGCGATCCCCGACGGAGAGCAGGAGTTCGCGTTCGACGCGATCCTGTTCGCTATTGGTCGCCGGCCCCGACTCGAAGGATACGGTCTCGAAGAGCTCGGCATCGAAACCAAGCGCTTCGTTGTGACCAACCAGTACCTCGAGACCATCTACCCGAACATCTACGCGGCCGGCGACATCACGGGACTGTATCAGCTCACCCACGCCGCCAGCTATCAAGGTTCGGTTGCCGCCGCCATTGCACTGTTTGGTCGGTTCAAACGACTCAAGGTGGACTACTCGGCCTTGCCTTGGGTCACCTTTGTCGACCCAGAAGTTGCGCGGGTGGGGCTCAGCGAGACCAAGGCTAGGGAGCAGGGCATTTCCCATGAGGTCAGTCGTTACCCCACCGAGGAACTCGATCGTGCCATTGCGGAAGGTGAAACCGCTGGGTTCGTTAAAGTCCTCACCGTGCCGAAACGAGACCGTATTCTCGGGGTCACCATCGTGGCCGCTCACGCCGGGGAAATGTTGGCAGAGTTCGTCCTGGCGATGAAACACGGGCTCGGCCTCGGCAAAATCCTCGGCACCGTTCACTCTTATCCGACGTGGGCAGACGCGAACAAACAAGCCGCGGGAACATGGCGGCGAGCCCATACTCCGGAACGCGTGCTTGCTTGGTTCGCCCGATATCACGCCTGGATGCGAGGTGCGGCGTGAGCTCCGTTGTTCTCAGGCGCACAAGCGCAACGGGTCGGGTCGCCATAATGGCCGCGATGGTGCTCACCGCACCTCCTTTGATGGCAGATTTCGATCATTCTGCGTGGGACCGCTTACTGCGCCGCTACGTACATTGGATCGACGACGGCCACGCCACTGCTGTGGATTACTCGGGCTTGCAGGCAGAAAGCCATGCCCTCGATGGATACTTGAACCAGCTTTCGGCCGTCGATCAGACAACCTTCGACGGCTGGCCGAAAAGCGAGCAATTGGCCTTCCTCATCAATGCGTACAACGCCTTCACCTTCTCCTTGGCGGCAACCCTTCGTTCCGTTGCTCGGCGCCACGCGTTCGCTCGACGATATCGAACACGGCCTCATTCGTGGATCTAGGCACTACGGAGACCCACGCGTTCACTTCGCCGTCAACTGTGCCAGCATCGGATGCCCGGCATTGCGCCCGGAAGCTTACGTCCGAAAGCAACTCGACTCGCAGCTAGAAGATCAAGCCCACCGCTCTCTCGGTGATCGGCGCCGCAACCGTCTCGACGGGCAGGTGCTGATCGTCTCGCCTATTTTCAAATGGTACCGCGAAGATTTCGAAACGGGTTGGCGCGGCGCTTACTCCCTGCCCGTCTTCCTCGCGCTTTATGCGGCCGACCTCGGCCTTGGTGCCACCGAAACCGAGGCCCTGCGCAGCGGCCGGCCTCGCGTTGGGTTCGATGATTACAATTGGCGACTCAATGATCTCCGGAGGCCAGGGCAATGAAACTCTCGATTATTGTTCCCATGCTCAACGAAGCGGCAGAGTTACCGACTCTCCTACCACATTTAAAATTCTGGGAGGCTAAGGGCTGCGAGATCATCCTTGTAGACGGCGGGAGCCATGATGGTTCGGCGCAGTTGGCAAAGGCGGCCGGCTCTGAGGTCGTACGGTCCGCCCGCGGGCGCGCCCGGCAGATGAACGCCGGCGCCCGCCACGCCAGCGGGGATGTGTACGTATTTCTCCACGCCGATACCCGCCTACCCGTGGATGCGGTAGACGCGATTCGGAAGGGCTTGCGTGCCACCGGTTATGGCTGGGGCCGCTTCGACGTGCACGTGCGCGGCAACAGCCGTTGGTTTGCGGTGATCGCTTTCTTAATGAACTGGCGCTCGCGGCTAACGGGCATTGCCACCGGGGACCAGGCGATATTTGTTCGCAAGGTCGTGTTCTGGGATTGCGGCGGGTTTCCGGACCAGCCGCTGATGGAAGACATTCAAATGTCCCGCCGCCTCAAGCGCTACAGTCCTCCGCTCTGTCTGCGCACGCGTGCAACGACTTCCGGGCGCCGCTGGGAGGCTTGGGGGTTTGGCGAACGATTCTCCTCATGTGGTCCTTGCGCTTGCGCTACTGGCTCGGAACACCAGCGGAAAAACTTGCGGACGCTTATCGATGATGCCGTGTCGGATCGTAATTTTTGCCAAAGCCCCGATGCCTGGGAAGTTAAAAACGCGGCTCATTCCAGTCCTTGGCCCAGCCGGGGCAGCCCGCTTAGCCCACTGGATGTTGATCCACACCGTGCGCCAAGCGCTGGCTGCCCGCCTTGGAGCCGTGGAACTTTGCGTGGCTCCCTCGCCGAGCGACCCGGCGTGGTCTGACGCACTTCCGCGCACCCTTGCTGCTACCGTGAGCTGGGAGGATCAAGGCACGGGCAACCTGGGAGACAAACTTGCACGCGCGGCGGCGCGGGTGACTTCGGCGGGGCAAGTTGCGCTTCTTGTCGGCAGCGACTGCCCCGCACTGACAGCGCTGCATCTGCGCCAAGCGGCTCGCCTCATGATCGGCCGCGACGCTGTGCTCGTCCCGAGCTGCGACGGCGGTTACGTACTCCTCGGGCTCCAACGCACCCACCCGAGCGTGTTTGCCGACATTGCCTGGAGCACGCCTTCCGTCGCCAAAGAAACCCGCGCGCGTCTTACTGCGCTCGGCTGGCGGTGGGTGGAGCTGCCTCCGTTGCCAGACATCGACGAACCTAAGAATCTCGTTGCCGTACCGAGCTCGTGGATTGCGCGCGCAGCCCGAACCCAGGATTCCTCCCCCGCTCGACCGCGCGTTTCCTGAGAGCAGCAAAGTCCACGGGGTTGCACCTCGTGACGGCCCAAAGCGTGATGCTTTAAGCCCGTTCCGCACGGCGAGCAGGTAGGGGCACGAGCGCAGTGGCCTCGGCTTGCTCACAGCCTGCGCTGCCTTTCGTGGGAAAGCGGCCACGTGCCCTCAGGGGCTGATTCGCAGCTCGTCAAGCCGTGCTCTGTGTAAGAACCAGTCCAGGCCCCCGACAATACCCGCGGAAACCATCCCACGGAGACCGGTGATGCGAACCATCCACGATCAAGTTCGAGAATACTACGGCCAGCGCCTTAAGCATTCGCGTGAACTCAAGACCAATGCCTGTTGCGACAGCAGCCAACAACCTCCCTGGCTCAAGCCATACCTGGCTCGCATCCACCCCGAAGTGATCGAGCGCTACTATGGCTGCGGGCTCGTGTGTCCTCCGCTGCTCGAAGGCTGCCGCGTGCTGGATCTCGGGTGCGGCGCTGGCCGCGACGTCTACTTGCTCGCGCAACTCGTCGGTGCGCGAGGAGAAGTGGTGGGCGTGGACATGACCCCAGAACAGCTTACCGTGGCCCGGCGCCATCAAGCCTGGCATGCCGACCGCTTTGGCTTCCAGAATACTTCGTTTGTGGAAGGCTACATCGAAGAGCTCGATACGCTGGGACTCGAGCCCGCGAGCTTCGACGTGATCGTGTCCAACTGCGTCATTAACCTTTTTCCCGACAAGGCGGCCGTTCTGAAGGGTGCGCGGCACCTGCTCAAACCCGGGGGCGAGCTGTATTTCGCCGACATTTACGCGGACCGACGCTTACCGCAGGACCTGCGGGAAGACCCCGTGCTTTACGCTGAGTGCCTCGAAGGCGCGCTGTACTGGAACGATTTTCTCAGGCTCGCTCGAGCAACCGGATTTGCGGACCCCCGTTTAGTGAAAGACCGGCCGCTCGTTCTAACCGACTCGGAATTGGCCGCGCGAGTCGTCAATATCAACTTCCGTTCCGCCACCTTTCGCTTGTTCCACATCGACACGGTGGAGGATGCGTGCGAGGACTACCGGCAAGCAGTGATTTACCGCGGCACGGTGCCCGAGTAACCCAAGCGATTTATCTTAAATAAGCAGCACGTCATCGAGGTCGGGCGCGTATTTCCGGTTTGCGGAAACACCTACCGGATACTGTTTCACTCTCGTTTTCGATCGCACTTCGAGTTTGTTGGAGATTTCTCTCGCCATTACGGTCTCTTTCCGGGATGCGCGAGCCCCGGCTTCAGCTCA from Candidatus Binatia bacterium includes the following:
- a CDS encoding TIGR04282 family arsenosugar biosynthesis glycosyltransferase, which gives rise to MMPCRIVIFAKAPMPGKLKTRLIPVLGPAGAARLAHWMLIHTVRQALAARLGAVELCVAPSPSDPAWSDALPRTLAATVSWEDQGTGNLGDKLARAAARVTSAGQVALLVGSDCPALTALHLRQAARLMIGRDAVLVPSCDGGYVLLGLQRTHPSVFADIAWSTPSVAKETRARLTALGWRWVELPPLPDIDEPKNLVAVPSSWIARAARTQDSSPARPRVS
- the arsS gene encoding arsenosugar biosynthesis radical SAM protein ArsS (Some members of this family are selenoproteins.), which produces MHNTAPLLASTDFPPLHRARLATLQVNLGYRCNQSCVHCHLNTGPQRKEMMDMRTLALIPRVLAARHIAILDLTGGAPELHPGFRDLVMAARHLGVHAIDRCNLTVLLEPGQEDLDAFLATHQVEVVASLPCYNPENVERQRGKGVFEKSIAALKTLNALGYGMPNSPLKLNLVYNPAGATLPPPQAQLEADYKRSLYERFGIVFRRLYTLTNMPINRFGSWLVSRGEFASYMRLLKTNFSPDLLKHVMCRTLISVDWQGRLYDCDFNQQLGLPLGGNAVRPHLRDLLTNDFTGAPLAVADHCYGCTAGQGSSYGGALVSDDTARAAR
- a CDS encoding DUF547 domain-containing protein; translated protein: MAAMVLTAPPLMADFDHSAWDRLLRRYVHWIDDGHATAVDYSGLQAESHALDGYLNQLSAVDQTTFDGWPKSEQLAFLINAYNAFTFSLAATLRSVARRHAFARRYRTRPHSWI